A segment of the Rhizobium leguminosarum bv. trifolii WSM1325 genome:
GCATAGTTCCTCGATATCCGCCGGCAGATAGTTATGTGTCACCCTGCATAAGTTGCAGGTCACGACGAGAACCTGTCCCTGATCGGCCGCGGCTTTTACCGTCCAGAGCCGTAAGCGTTTGAAGGGATGGATTTCAGGCGTTGTCAGCGACGGGCGTCAACTTCCAACCGGTCGCTGGCGGCCGCTTGCCAGCCTTTGCCATCCGGTAGTCAAGTTCGATGGCGGCGTCCCTCGCCGCGTCTTTGCTGTTCGTCGCCCACGCGGAGACGACCAGCCAGCCCGCAAGAAAAGTAAATTTACTTTTGCCTGGCTTCGCTCCTGCGACGTGACCGGCGCGGAAGCAACGTCTTGCAAATGCCAAGTCGTTGATCTGCCGGACCTCCAACGGAAGCGCCGACCACCACATGTCGAAAGCCGTTTTCGTTTTGCGGGTTCCTTGACTTTGTCCAACATGATGTCGCACCAACAATGATAGTGTTGTGGCCCGTGGAAACCAAGCAAGGTGGGGCAAGGGGAAGAAACGTTCAATCGCGAGCAAACTTCCCGGCGTCAACTCGGGGCGTCCTCAGTCAGGGCCTTCCGTTTCGCCGGGAATTAGACAGTTCGGCCGGCGAGGCTGTGTCCTCCGACGCGGTCCGCGCATCTCGTTCATATCGGATACGCTCAGATCAGAGTGAATTCGGGTATTCGTCAAGAAGGTTGAAGCGCGAGCCTTCAACCGCCGACCGCGTGACTGAAGCGGCGTCCGGCGGGAACGTCCCACCTCCCCGAACCGGCGGGCGTCAAGGCGCCGATCTGCGTTCATTTAACCGTCGATACGCGCGCTTTTGCTTGTCGACAGGAACTCTCTCTGGCGCGGCGGGTTTTCTCTCACCACGGCAAGGAGAGCGAGATGGACAAGGACACGAAAGCCCAGCAGGCGATCGAGGAGACCGGCGAGAAACCAGTCGACGGTCAGGATCAACCGGCTGCGGGTCCTCATGACAAGGAGCACTTGCAAGACGAGAGCAAGACGCCCGGCGCCGGAGCATTGCCCGACAAGTGCGACGAGAGCGTGTCACCAGGAAGCGGTTAAAAAAAGGGGCGCTCGACCCGATGGGGAGCGCCCTAACCATCCCGGCGACGTTTGCGGCGGAGGCCAGAGATTGGTTGAGGAGAAGTCGGAGTGGTCGAGCAAGCGCGTCATGAACGGAGCCGGAACGACGGGTTCATTCATCTTTCTATGCACACAGGATATCCACAGCCCGCCCACAGCCTAACCGCCCGGACCGTCTCGCTTTTCACCCGATCAAACGAACTTTGGGTGCGGCCGTACTGCAACTCTTCATACGAGTTTCATCACCCCGATACAGTGATGTGCTGTTGAGGCGTATCGTGACGAACTCCTTGAGCGCCAGGCGACGGGACGCTCGGAGTCGGGAAGCGGCCGGCGG
Coding sequences within it:
- a CDS encoding conserved hypothetical protein (KEGG: bra:BRADO0858 hypothetical protein), giving the protein MDKDTKAQQAIEETGEKPVDGQDQPAAGPHDKEHLQDESKTPGAGALPDKCDESVSPGSG